A DNA window from Helianthus annuus cultivar XRQ/B chromosome 15, HanXRQr2.0-SUNRISE, whole genome shotgun sequence contains the following coding sequences:
- the LOC110910845 gene encoding Werner Syndrome-like exonuclease, which translates to MAISISNHQVPYNTHDYFDVTFSNDTILTLVTHTPSYVDMWISDIERIHRHRLHSLVVGLDIEWRPSFNRNIQNPVATLQLCVGRRCLIFQLLHAPSIPQSLVNFLRNPNYTFTGVGIESDVEKLVDDYNLGVERMEDLRTLAAEAYGEWELKNGGIKSLAERVLGKEVNKPKWVTMSKWDQQWLKPAQVQYACVDAFLSFEIGKVLISGNYN; encoded by the coding sequence ATGGCGATAAGCATCTCCAATCACCAAGTCCCCTACAACACACACGACTACTTCGACGTCACATTCTCCAACGACACCATCTTAACCCTAGTCACACACACCCCTTCCTACGTCGACATGTGGATCTCCGACATCGAACGCATCCACCGCCACCGTCTCCACTCCCTCGTCGTCGGTCTCGACATCGAGTGGCGCCCTAGCTTCAACCGCAACATCCAAAACCCCGTAGCCACCCTCCAACTCTGCGTTGGACGCCGTTGCCTGATCTTTCAACTCCTTCACGCCCCTTCCATCCCACAATCTCTCGTAAACTTTTTAAGAAACCCTAACTATACGTTCACAGGGGTTGGGATTGAGAGCGATGTTGAGAAGTTGGTTGATGATTATAACCTTGGGGTTGAGAGGATGGAAGATCTGCGTACGTTAGCGGCGGAGGCGTACGGTGAGTGGGAGTTGAAGAATGGTGGGATTAAGAGTTTGGCGGAACGGGTGCTTGGAAAAGAGGTTAATAAGCCGAAATGGGTTACGATGAGTAAGTGGGatcaacagtggttgaaaccgGCTCAGGTGCAGTATGCTTGTGTTGATGCGTTTTTGAGTTTTGAGATCGGTAAGGTTTTGATCTCTGGAAATTACAATTAA